One region of Vescimonas fastidiosa genomic DNA includes:
- a CDS encoding helix-turn-helix domain-containing protein, translated as MSSFGYHVGQRIKKYRKSRGYTIEKFSAMIGKSKATVSKYENGTITIDIETLYDIAQKLDIDLKCFIDYHPPVMHSEPVLPKNYYFNQPRAYMYYYDGRVRQIVRSLLCFSPSTAGESVDVMLYVGVEDFSNPDRCQHLFTGEMKAYDTITHMVLNNQINEAEKMYICMLNPMQTRTPAIGLLSGIGSSPFFAPIAVKTLISKEPLEESDRLLNTIKLDKDDYHLLKYYNMMVVNRPAALFLE; from the coding sequence ATGAGTTCATTTGGTTACCATGTGGGCCAGCGCATAAAAAAATACAGAAAAAGCCGCGGATACACCATTGAGAAGTTCTCCGCCATGATCGGCAAGAGCAAGGCCACCGTGTCAAAATACGAAAACGGGACCATTACCATTGATATTGAGACCCTGTACGATATTGCACAGAAGCTGGATATTGATCTCAAGTGCTTCATTGACTATCATCCCCCGGTGATGCACTCGGAGCCGGTTCTGCCGAAGAATTATTACTTCAATCAGCCCAGGGCCTATATGTATTACTACGATGGACGCGTGCGGCAGATCGTCCGCTCTCTGCTGTGCTTCTCCCCTTCTACGGCAGGGGAGTCGGTGGATGTGATGCTCTATGTGGGCGTAGAGGATTTCTCGAATCCTGACCGCTGCCAGCACCTGTTTACCGGTGAAATGAAGGCTTACGACACCATTACCCACATGGTGCTCAACAACCAGATCAACGAGGCGGAAAAAATGTACATCTGTATGCTCAACCCCATGCAGACTCGGACGCCCGCCATCGGACTTCTCTCCGGCATCGGCAGCAGCCCCTTCTTCGCGCCCATTGCCGTGAAAACCCTGATCTCCAAGGAGCCTCTGGAGGAAAGCGACCGCCTGCTCAATACCATTAAACTGGATAAGGACGACTACCATCTGCTGAAATACTATAATATGATGGTAGTCAACCGTCCCGCAGCCCTGTTTTTGGAGTGA
- a CDS encoding sigma-E processing peptidase SpoIIGA, producing MRIYIDRVFLLNLAVDYLLLLAAARLAGIPLRRLRLLLCAAGGGLYAAVVFLPGLGWLAHPVGKVVSGAAMALAAFAPERSRWRLIGLFFLLSGALAGIILAAGFCVGAPGLLLGRIYRAEIDWRLLLGGTVALSAALHLLFRQGARHGGGELMTVQVAIGGHVRKLTALHDTGNTLRDPVNGRPVLVAEQAAVLELLPERDAAILRENSAPEAAMARLYDGGSRLHFTLLPFRSVGTESGLLLAVRSDYIALHRRRMPRTLIALSPGPVSDGGGYCALWGGAMERGENAEEADTADLAQSSASGQAG from the coding sequence TTGCGTATTTATATCGACCGTGTGTTTTTGCTGAACCTGGCAGTGGACTATCTGCTCCTGCTGGCAGCGGCGCGGCTGGCGGGTATTCCGCTGCGGCGGTTGCGGCTGCTGTTGTGTGCCGCCGGAGGCGGTCTGTACGCGGCGGTTGTGTTTTTGCCGGGACTTGGCTGGCTGGCACATCCTGTAGGCAAGGTGGTCTCCGGTGCAGCCATGGCACTGGCGGCGTTTGCGCCGGAGCGCAGCCGCTGGAGGCTGATAGGCCTGTTTTTCCTTCTCTCCGGGGCACTGGCTGGTATAATCCTGGCTGCGGGATTTTGTGTAGGTGCGCCGGGTCTGCTGCTGGGGCGGATCTATCGGGCTGAGATCGACTGGAGGCTGTTGTTGGGCGGCACGGTGGCGCTGAGTGCGGCGCTGCACCTGCTGTTTCGGCAGGGAGCAAGACATGGAGGAGGGGAATTGATGACAGTTCAGGTAGCCATAGGCGGCCATGTGCGCAAACTCACCGCCCTGCACGATACGGGCAACACCCTGCGCGACCCGGTAAATGGGCGGCCGGTGTTGGTGGCGGAACAGGCGGCGGTGCTGGAGCTGCTGCCGGAGCGGGATGCCGCTATTTTGCGGGAGAATTCTGCTCCAGAGGCGGCCATGGCGAGACTTTATGACGGAGGGAGCCGGCTCCATTTTACCCTGCTGCCCTTTCGCAGCGTGGGAACGGAGTCGGGGCTGCTTTTGGCTGTGCGCAGTGACTATATAGCCCTGCACCGCAGGCGGATGCCCCGAACACTCATAGCCCTTTCGCCGGGGCCGGTAAGCGACGGCGGAGGATATTGTGCCCTGTGGGGCGGCGCCATGGAAAGGGGGGAGAACGCTGAAGAAGCTGATACTGCGGATCTGGCGCAGTCTTCTGCGTCTGGCCAGGCCGGATAA
- a CDS encoding 6-phosphofructokinase, with protein sequence MNVLKGACIIGQSGGPTSVINASAYGVIDTALKSGVITRVLGAEHGIKGVLNDRLFDMGQEDPEELRLLKYTPSSALGSCRYKLADPAVDDTDFKRILEIFKKYDVRYFFYNGGNDSMDTCNKINQYMQSVGYECRVMGVPKTIDNDLYGTDHCPGYASAAKYIATSFMEVYLDSHVYDTGMVVIMEIMGRHAGWLAAASALASEYGAGPDLIYLPETDFDMPKFINDVKGVYAKKGNCLVAVSEGIHYADGGFVSEAKVEKTDGFGHAQMGGLASILAEVIKEEMDVKVRGIELNLLQRCGAHLASETDIEESFMAGKAAVENAIAGINGRMIAFERGIQNGRYACKTKLVPLMEVANVEKKIPRSWINEDGTGVNHQFIEYALPLIQGEPDLPKQDSLPRFAKLKKVLSK encoded by the coding sequence ATGAATGTACTGAAAGGCGCCTGTATCATCGGCCAGTCCGGCGGGCCTACATCCGTTATCAACGCCAGCGCCTACGGCGTTATCGACACAGCGCTGAAAAGCGGCGTTATCACCCGGGTGCTGGGCGCGGAGCACGGCATCAAGGGTGTGCTGAATGACAGGCTGTTCGACATGGGCCAGGAGGACCCCGAGGAGCTGCGTCTGCTGAAATACACCCCCTCCTCCGCCCTGGGCTCCTGCCGCTATAAGCTGGCCGACCCCGCCGTGGACGACACGGATTTCAAGCGCATCCTGGAGATTTTCAAGAAATACGATGTCCGCTACTTCTTCTATAACGGCGGCAACGACTCCATGGACACCTGCAACAAAATCAACCAGTACATGCAGTCTGTGGGCTATGAGTGCCGGGTCATGGGCGTGCCCAAGACCATCGACAACGACCTTTACGGCACGGACCACTGCCCCGGCTACGCCTCTGCCGCCAAGTACATTGCCACCTCCTTTATGGAGGTGTATCTGGACTCCCATGTGTATGACACCGGTATGGTGGTGATTATGGAGATCATGGGCCGCCATGCTGGCTGGCTGGCCGCCGCCTCCGCTTTGGCCAGTGAATACGGCGCCGGCCCGGACCTCATCTATTTGCCGGAGACGGACTTTGATATGCCGAAGTTTATTAACGATGTCAAGGGTGTCTACGCCAAAAAAGGCAACTGCCTGGTGGCAGTATCCGAGGGCATACACTACGCCGACGGCGGCTTTGTCTCCGAGGCCAAGGTGGAAAAGACCGATGGCTTCGGCCACGCTCAGATGGGCGGCCTGGCCTCTATCCTGGCAGAGGTCATCAAGGAGGAGATGGATGTAAAGGTCCGTGGCATCGAGCTGAATCTTCTGCAGCGCTGCGGTGCGCATCTGGCCTCCGAAACGGACATTGAGGAGTCCTTCATGGCCGGTAAGGCCGCGGTGGAAAACGCCATTGCCGGTATCAACGGACGCATGATCGCCTTTGAGCGGGGCATCCAGAACGGACGCTATGCCTGTAAGACCAAGCTGGTACCCCTGATGGAAGTAGCCAATGTGGAAAAAAAGATTCCCCGCTCCTGGATCAACGAGGATGGCACCGGCGTAAATCATCAGTTTATTGAGTATGCTCTGCCCCTGATCCAAGGTGAGCCGGACCTGCCCAAGCAGGACTCCCTCCCCCGCTTTGCCAAGCTGAAGAAAGTGCTGTCGAAGTAA
- a CDS encoding type III pantothenate kinase, producing the protein MLLAIDIGNSNISVGLFGEGRDLKFLASIDTDSRKTADQISIDLMNLFALYGYDIRQVTGAIFSSVVPGINFMMHKALTRLLGKEPMVVGPGIKTGLNIRMEVHNQLGTDLVANAVAALEKYPAPIIMIEMGTATTISYISRQRTYEGGMMFPGVRLSLDALSEHSALLQNVALQHPTKNLIGKNTEDCMRNGIVYGSAGMLDGIIDRIRETIPGEKPTIVATGGNAPVIVRYCRNQIIYDKYLLMEGLQLIYLKNKEK; encoded by the coding sequence ATGCTGCTTGCTATTGACATTGGGAACTCCAACATCAGTGTTGGCCTCTTTGGAGAGGGCCGGGATCTCAAATTCTTGGCCTCCATCGACACAGACAGTCGTAAGACCGCGGACCAGATCAGCATTGACCTGATGAATCTGTTTGCTCTCTATGGCTACGATATCCGCCAGGTCACCGGGGCTATTTTCTCCAGCGTGGTGCCGGGCATCAACTTTATGATGCACAAGGCACTGACCCGTCTGCTGGGCAAAGAGCCCATGGTAGTGGGACCGGGCATCAAGACAGGACTGAATATTCGTATGGAGGTACACAATCAACTGGGCACCGATCTGGTGGCCAATGCCGTGGCGGCATTGGAAAAATATCCCGCTCCCATTATTATGATTGAAATGGGTACGGCTACCACCATCTCCTACATTTCCCGCCAGCGCACCTATGAGGGCGGCATGATGTTCCCGGGGGTACGGCTGTCGTTGGATGCGCTGTCCGAGCACTCGGCCCTGCTGCAAAATGTGGCCCTGCAGCATCCCACTAAGAACCTCATAGGGAAAAACACCGAGGACTGCATGCGCAACGGTATCGTTTACGGCTCGGCGGGAATGCTGGACGGTATCATCGACCGTATCAGAGAGACCATCCCCGGTGAAAAACCTACCATCGTGGCCACCGGCGGCAACGCGCCTGTCATCGTGCGTTACTGCCGCAATCAGATCATTTACGATAAGTACCTGCTCATGGAGGGCTTACAGCTGATTTATCTGAAGAATAAAGAGAAATAA
- a CDS encoding Nif3-like dinuclear metal center hexameric protein yields the protein MITVRDVESFLYTWAPAGLAASWDNVGLLVGDPVREVKKILTTLDITESVVEEAVQTGADLIVSHHPVMNCAWHPVQTLRSDDRQGRILTGLVENRISAICMHTNLDAAEGGVNDVLAEKLGLLDTQPLTEEKIGRVGTLKCELPLVDFTRFVVELLGCNGLRFTDCGKAVHRVAVGGGACGDYIAQAIALGCDTFVTSDLRYHDFLDTKELNLIDAGHFPTEQVIVPELCRRLQATFSAVSVSTSISHKSEVIQYCI from the coding sequence ATGATAACCGTGCGGGATGTGGAAAGCTTCCTTTATACCTGGGCCCCGGCCGGCCTGGCAGCGAGTTGGGACAATGTGGGCCTGCTGGTAGGCGATCCGGTCCGGGAGGTGAAAAAAATTCTCACAACCCTGGATATTACCGAGTCCGTGGTGGAGGAGGCCGTGCAAACCGGGGCTGATCTCATCGTTTCGCATCATCCGGTGATGAATTGTGCCTGGCATCCGGTTCAGACGCTGCGCTCCGATGACCGCCAGGGCCGCATTCTCACCGGGTTGGTGGAAAATCGCATCTCTGCCATCTGTATGCATACCAATCTGGATGCGGCAGAGGGCGGCGTGAACGATGTTTTGGCCGAAAAACTGGGCCTTTTGGACACACAACCGCTTACAGAGGAAAAAATTGGCCGGGTGGGCACATTAAAATGTGAATTACCCCTTGTGGACTTCACCCGGTTTGTGGTAGAATTATTAGGATGCAATGGATTGCGCTTTACCGACTGCGGCAAGGCCGTACACCGCGTGGCGGTGGGCGGCGGCGCTTGCGGCGACTATATTGCGCAGGCTATTGCATTGGGCTGCGATACCTTTGTGACATCCGATCTTCGTTACCACGATTTTCTGGATACAAAAGAGCTGAACCTCATTGACGCCGGACATTTCCCCACGGAGCAGGTCATTGTTCCCGAGTTATGTCGGCGGCTGCAGGCAACATTTTCCGCAGTTTCCGTTTCCACTTCGATCTCGCATAAAAGCGAGGTCATCCAATACTGCATTTGA
- a CDS encoding YebC/PmpR family DNA-binding transcriptional regulator produces the protein MSGHSKWHNIQKTKGAADAKRSAAFTKIAKEIIVAVKQGGSGDPANNSRLATVIAKAKAANMPNDNIKRTIDKALGAGNTDNYESVTYEGYGPCGVAVIVEALTDNRQRTAPEIRHYFDKFGKGMGAQGCVSWSFDRKGVIVISNEDEELDEDTVMMDALDSGAEDFSADGPVFEITTDPDAFNDVVAALEKKGYTFESAELEMVPQNYVTMTGEDDVKNMEKLLDMLDDNEDVQNVWHNWQQD, from the coding sequence ATGTCAGGACATTCCAAGTGGCACAATATTCAAAAAACCAAGGGCGCGGCTGACGCCAAGCGCAGCGCTGCCTTTACTAAGATCGCCAAGGAGATCATTGTGGCGGTGAAGCAGGGGGGCAGCGGCGATCCTGCCAATAACTCCCGCCTGGCCACCGTTATTGCCAAGGCCAAGGCTGCCAATATGCCCAACGATAACATCAAGCGCACCATCGATAAGGCCCTGGGCGCAGGCAACACCGATAACTACGAGTCCGTTACTTACGAGGGCTATGGTCCCTGCGGCGTGGCCGTCATTGTGGAGGCCCTTACCGACAACCGTCAGCGCACCGCCCCGGAAATTCGCCACTATTTTGATAAGTTCGGCAAGGGTATGGGCGCTCAGGGCTGCGTTAGCTGGAGCTTTGATCGCAAGGGCGTCATCGTCATCAGCAACGAGGATGAGGAGCTGGACGAGGATACCGTGATGATGGACGCTTTGGACTCCGGCGCAGAGGATTTCTCCGCCGATGGCCCTGTCTTTGAAATTACCACGGACCCCGACGCCTTCAACGATGTGGTAGCGGCGCTGGAGAAGAAGGGCTATACTTTCGAGAGCGCCGAGCTTGAGATGGTCCCCCAGAACTATGTCACCATGACCGGTGAGGACGATGTAAAGAACATGGAAAAGCTGCTGGATATGCTGGATGACAACGAGGATGTCCAGAATGTGTGGCACAACTGGCAGCAGGACTGA
- the fba gene encoding class II fructose-1,6-bisphosphate aldolase, giving the protein MPLVTSKEMFEKAYKGGYAIGAFNVNNMEIIQGITGAAADLKAPVILQVSKGARAYANRTYLMKLVEAAVIDTGLPICLHLDHGDTFELCKSCIDDGFTSVMIDASSKPFAENIALTRQVVEYAHDHGVVVEAELGTLAGIEDEVNVSAEDSSYTRPEEVQEFVEKTGCDSLAIAIGTSHGAYKFKPGTKPQLRFDVLEEVEKKLPGFPIVLHGSSSVPQEFVEKINKFGGNMPGAIGVPENQLRKAASMAVCKINIDSDLRLAMTASIREYLAEHPDHFDPRQYLKPARQAIHDMVAHKIVDVLGCDGKAF; this is encoded by the coding sequence ATGCCTCTGGTAACATCGAAGGAAATGTTTGAAAAGGCCTATAAGGGCGGCTATGCCATCGGCGCATTCAATGTGAACAACATGGAGATCATTCAGGGCATCACCGGCGCCGCCGCCGACCTGAAGGCCCCGGTTATTTTGCAGGTGTCCAAGGGCGCCCGGGCCTATGCCAACCGCACCTATCTGATGAAGCTGGTAGAGGCCGCCGTCATCGACACGGGCCTGCCCATCTGTCTGCATCTGGACCACGGCGACACTTTTGAGCTGTGCAAGAGCTGCATTGACGATGGCTTCACCTCCGTGATGATCGACGCCTCCTCCAAGCCCTTTGCCGAGAACATCGCCCTGACCCGTCAGGTGGTGGAGTATGCCCACGACCACGGCGTGGTGGTAGAGGCGGAGCTGGGCACCTTGGCCGGCATTGAGGACGAGGTGAATGTTTCCGCCGAGGACTCCTCCTACACCCGCCCCGAGGAGGTACAGGAGTTTGTGGAAAAGACAGGCTGCGATTCCCTGGCTATCGCCATCGGCACCAGCCACGGCGCTTATAAGTTCAAGCCCGGTACCAAGCCCCAGCTGCGCTTTGATGTGCTGGAGGAGGTGGAGAAGAAGCTGCCGGGCTTTCCCATCGTGCTGCACGGCTCCTCCTCCGTGCCCCAGGAATTCGTGGAGAAAATCAATAAGTTCGGCGGCAATATGCCCGGTGCCATCGGCGTACCCGAGAATCAGCTCCGGAAGGCTGCCTCCATGGCCGTCTGCAAGATCAACATCGACTCCGACCTGCGTCTGGCTATGACTGCCTCTATCCGCGAGTATCTGGCTGAGCATCCGGATCACTTCGATCCCCGTCAGTATCTGAAGCCTGCCCGTCAGGCCATCCATGACATGGTGGCCCATAAGATCGTGGATGTGCTGGGCTGCGACGGCAAGGCGTTCTAA
- a CDS encoding 4Fe-4S dicluster domain-containing protein, which translates to MAKKGKLVFRTDRCKGCELCVNACPMKILKLDDEAVNRKGYHPISITDPDKCIACASCALMCPDGIINVYVEE; encoded by the coding sequence GTGGCAAAAAAAGGAAAATTGGTTTTCAGAACAGACCGCTGTAAGGGCTGCGAGCTGTGTGTGAACGCTTGTCCTATGAAGATCCTGAAGCTTGATGATGAGGCCGTGAATAGAAAGGGCTATCATCCCATCAGCATAACGGATCCTGACAAGTGTATTGCTTGTGCCAGCTGCGCATTGATGTGTCCGGACGGCATCATCAATGTCTATGTTGAGGAATAA
- the spoIVA gene encoding stage IV sporulation protein A, translating into MTNQVTDIYESMAQRTDGNIYIGVVGPVRTGKSTFIKRFMQTQVLPRMNDDFSRDRAIDELPQSGSGRTIMTAEPKFIPEKAVQLRLPNGAEFGVRLVDCVGYLVPGAMGQFEDLAPRMVMTPWLDHEIPLAEAAEIGTRKVISEHATVGIVITTDGTVTEIPREDYLEAEERAIRELQAIGKPFVVLVNSAQPDSAEATEIAESLSRKYDAKCLPVNCLRLSEGEIQEIIQSLLYEFPLQELDVFFPSWVEVLPEEHPIKKTMVELVAREGGRLTHMRQMDAVARELEQSDMIECVKLRQMDLGLGCAALQMDPPRALFYETVGKETGFTVQDDGDLMDLLTDLSKVRREYDKVAPALRAAYSTGYGIVTPELGELKLEDPEIVRQGGRYSLKMKASAPSIHMIRADIATTVSPIVGDEKQSEDMVNYLLQQYQGDKQKLWQSNIFGRSFNEIVGDDLQAKLKRMPEPSQKKMREALERIINEGSGGLICIIL; encoded by the coding sequence ATGACGAATCAGGTCACAGATATTTATGAGAGCATGGCCCAGCGAACGGACGGCAATATTTATATCGGCGTGGTGGGGCCTGTGCGCACGGGAAAATCCACATTTATCAAGCGCTTTATGCAGACCCAGGTGCTGCCCCGGATGAACGATGACTTCAGCCGGGACCGGGCCATTGACGAGCTGCCTCAGAGCGGCTCCGGGCGCACCATTATGACCGCAGAGCCCAAATTTATCCCGGAGAAAGCGGTGCAGCTACGCCTGCCTAATGGTGCAGAATTTGGCGTAAGATTGGTGGACTGCGTGGGATACCTGGTGCCGGGCGCTATGGGACAGTTTGAGGACCTGGCCCCTCGTATGGTGATGACTCCGTGGCTGGATCATGAGATACCTTTGGCAGAGGCGGCGGAAATCGGTACCCGCAAGGTCATATCCGAGCATGCAACCGTAGGCATCGTCATTACCACCGACGGTACGGTGACGGAAATTCCCCGGGAGGATTATCTGGAGGCGGAGGAGCGGGCTATCCGGGAGCTGCAGGCCATCGGAAAGCCCTTTGTGGTTCTGGTAAACAGCGCCCAGCCCGATAGCGCCGAGGCGACCGAGATCGCCGAAAGCCTGAGCAGAAAGTATGATGCTAAATGCCTGCCGGTGAACTGCCTGCGTCTGAGCGAGGGGGAGATACAGGAGATCATCCAAAGCTTATTGTACGAGTTTCCCTTGCAGGAGCTGGATGTGTTTTTCCCGTCTTGGGTGGAGGTCTTGCCGGAGGAGCATCCCATCAAAAAAACCATGGTGGAGCTGGTTGCCCGGGAGGGAGGGCGCCTGACCCATATGCGGCAGATGGATGCCGTGGCCCGGGAGCTGGAGCAGAGCGACATGATCGAGTGCGTTAAGCTGCGGCAAATGGACCTGGGCTTGGGCTGCGCTGCGCTGCAAATGGATCCGCCCAGGGCGCTGTTTTACGAAACCGTTGGCAAGGAAACGGGCTTTACAGTGCAGGATGACGGCGACCTGATGGATCTACTCACGGATCTTTCTAAGGTGCGTCGGGAATATGATAAGGTGGCCCCGGCCCTCCGGGCGGCCTACAGCACCGGCTATGGAATCGTGACGCCGGAGCTGGGAGAGCTGAAGCTGGAGGATCCGGAGATCGTGCGGCAGGGGGGACGGTACAGTCTGAAAATGAAGGCCAGTGCGCCATCCATTCATATGATCCGGGCAGACATTGCGACCACCGTTTCCCCCATAGTCGGCGACGAAAAGCAGTCGGAGGACATGGTAAATTACCTTCTCCAGCAGTACCAGGGCGACAAGCAAAAACTGTGGCAGTCCAATATTTTTGGCCGCAGCTTCAATGAGATCGTAGGCGATGACCTGCAGGCCAAGCTCAAACGGATGCCGGAGCCTTCTCAGAAAAAAATGCGTGAGGCTCTGGAGCGCATCATCAATGAAGGCAGCGGAGGCCTTATCTGCATAATTCTGTAA
- the vorB gene encoding 3-methyl-2-oxobutanoate dehydrogenase subunit VorB, protein MAEKKLMKGNEAFAAAAINAGCRYYFGYPITPQSEVPEYMSRELKKNGGAFIQAESELGAINMAYGASAAGGRVLITSSSPGIALMQESIGLLCSVELPVVIINVMRGGPGIGSIQPGQADYNQVTRGGSNGDYHTIVLAPNSIQEAIDMIGKAFDLADEYRNPVIIAADGMLGQMMEPVVMPEPKAALTEDEIPVAKPYALTGHKNKRDRHAINSVWLKQELLENYINEYWPKYEKAERELQDWESRNLAGAEVVFVAYGSTSRIAMEAMEMLANEGIKVGLIRPKSLWPFPVNAFKEIDFNTTKHIISVELSQGQMIYDVKLAVECKLPVSLINRVGGMLLDPQEIVDRTKKIMEVK, encoded by the coding sequence ATGGCAGAAAAGAAATTAATGAAGGGTAACGAAGCCTTCGCTGCCGCCGCTATCAACGCCGGCTGCAGATACTATTTCGGTTACCCCATCACCCCGCAGAGCGAGGTTCCCGAGTATATGTCCAGAGAGCTGAAGAAGAACGGCGGCGCCTTCATCCAGGCTGAGTCTGAGCTGGGCGCCATCAACATGGCCTACGGCGCATCCGCTGCCGGCGGTCGTGTGCTGATCACCTCCTCTTCTCCCGGTATCGCGCTGATGCAGGAGTCCATCGGTCTGCTCTGCTCCGTAGAGCTGCCTGTGGTCATCATCAATGTTATGCGCGGCGGCCCCGGCATCGGTTCCATCCAGCCCGGTCAGGCCGACTATAACCAGGTCACCCGCGGCGGCTCCAACGGCGACTATCACACCATCGTTCTGGCTCCTAACTCCATCCAGGAAGCCATCGATATGATCGGCAAGGCCTTTGACCTGGCTGATGAATACAGAAACCCCGTCATCATCGCCGCCGACGGTATGTTGGGCCAGATGATGGAGCCTGTTGTGATGCCCGAGCCCAAGGCTGCTCTCACGGAGGACGAGATCCCCGTGGCTAAGCCCTATGCGCTGACCGGCCATAAGAATAAGAGAGACCGTCACGCCATCAACTCCGTGTGGCTCAAGCAGGAGCTGCTGGAGAACTACATCAATGAATATTGGCCCAAGTACGAAAAGGCCGAGCGCGAGCTGCAGGATTGGGAGTCCCGTAATCTTGCCGGCGCCGAGGTCGTGTTTGTGGCCTATGGTTCCACCTCTCGTATCGCTATGGAGGCTATGGAGATGCTGGCAAACGAGGGCATCAAGGTCGGCCTGATCCGTCCCAAGTCCCTCTGGCCCTTCCCCGTGAATGCCTTTAAGGAGATCGACTTCAACACCACCAAGCACATCATCTCTGTGGAGCTGTCCCAGGGTCAGATGATCTACGATGTGAAGCTGGCCGTGGAGTGCAAGCTGCCCGTCAGCCTCATCAACCGCGTCGGTGGTATGCTGCTGGATCCCCAGGAGATCGTTGACCGGACCAAGAAGATTATGGAGGTGAAGTAA
- the sigE gene encoding RNA polymerase sporulation sigma factor SigE, whose protein sequence is MKKLILRIWRSLLRLARPDKVMYIGGSDTLPQPLSREREAELIARMGRGDFAVRQTLIEHNLRLVVYLARRFENTGINMEDLISIGTIGLIKAINTFRADKNIKLATYASRCIENEILMYLRKNAAQRTEVSFDEPLSTDWDGKELLLSDVLGTDGDTVMRPIEADVDRKLLRDAVGKLSSREQDIITLRFGLGGKKEMTQKEVADRMGISQSYISRLEKRIILRLKREILKMS, encoded by the coding sequence CTGAAGAAGCTGATACTGCGGATCTGGCGCAGTCTTCTGCGTCTGGCCAGGCCGGATAAGGTCATGTACATAGGCGGCAGCGATACGCTGCCGCAGCCTTTGAGCCGGGAAAGGGAGGCGGAGCTTATCGCCCGGATGGGTCGAGGAGACTTCGCCGTGCGCCAGACTCTTATTGAGCACAATCTTCGATTGGTTGTATATTTGGCTCGACGCTTTGAAAATACAGGGATCAACATGGAGGACCTCATCTCCATCGGAACCATCGGTCTTATTAAGGCTATCAATACCTTCCGAGCGGATAAAAATATCAAGCTGGCCACCTACGCCTCCCGGTGCATCGAAAATGAAATTCTCATGTATCTGCGTAAAAACGCCGCCCAGCGGACAGAGGTGAGCTTCGATGAGCCATTGAGCACAGACTGGGACGGCAAGGAGCTGCTTCTCAGCGATGTCCTGGGCACGGATGGTGACACGGTGATGCGACCCATTGAGGCGGATGTGGACCGTAAGCTGCTCCGGGATGCGGTGGGTAAGCTCTCCTCCCGGGAGCAGGATATCATAACCCTGCGCTTCGGCCTGGGAGGGAAAAAGGAAATGACCCAAAAGGAGGTGGCTGACCGAATGGGCATCTCCCAGTCCTACATTTCCCGCCTTGAAAAGCGGATTATCCTGCGTCTGAAGCGTGAAATACTTAAAATGAGCTAA
- a CDS encoding YcxB family protein translates to MVRCSIEVGKKEQEILKQIVLAGSKNVKKRKLAAGISAVTSFIMLAYIILIFPYGHIGQVVFGVLLFAFFLWLAIKGVAVIQKKVLDIALSKLDDKLTSGKREYCFDVDGIQISSDFGSGTHLWNAFTCWGIFQNYIYIRMLRDEFILVDQNSLSESSRDELKLILTQNLKQESL, encoded by the coding sequence ATGGTCAGGTGCAGCATTGAGGTTGGAAAAAAAGAACAGGAAATTCTGAAGCAAATTGTCTTGGCCGGGAGCAAAAATGTAAAAAAACGAAAATTGGCCGCAGGCATTTCGGCAGTTACATCCTTTATCATGCTGGCGTATATCATTCTGATTTTCCCATATGGCCATATTGGACAAGTCGTGTTCGGTGTGCTGCTGTTTGCTTTCTTTCTGTGGCTTGCTATAAAAGGGGTGGCTGTCATTCAAAAAAAGGTGCTGGACATAGCACTGTCTAAGCTGGATGATAAACTGACCTCCGGAAAACGGGAGTACTGTTTTGACGTAGACGGAATTCAAATCAGCTCCGATTTCGGCAGTGGTACACATCTTTGGAACGCCTTTACATGCTGGGGAATCTTTCAGAATTACATATATATCCGAATGCTGAGGGATGAATTTATTCTTGTTGACCAAAACAGCTTATCAGAAAGTAGCAGAGATGAATTGAAACTTATTTTGACTCAGAATTTAAAACAAGAATCGCTTTGA